In Populus trichocarpa isolate Nisqually-1 chromosome 12, P.trichocarpa_v4.1, whole genome shotgun sequence, a genomic segment contains:
- the LOC7454534 gene encoding HVA22-like protein e, giving the protein MGRLLTFFTHVHTISGPVLMLLYPLYASVVAIESPSREDDKQWLAYWILYSFLTLTEMLLQSLLEWIPIWYSLKLVLAAWLVLPQFKGAAFVYERYVREHITKFIGVQDHQFSHPEPPIASGSGGKGKKKSVQFATPD; this is encoded by the exons ATGGGTCGTTTATTGACTTTTTTCACTCACGTTCATACAATATCTGG GCCAGTTTTGATGTTGCTATACCCCTT GTATGCATCAGTGGTTGCTATAGAGAGTCCATCGAGAGAGGATGATAAGCAGTGGCTTGCTTATTGGATCTTATATTCATTTCTTACTCTTACAGAGATGCTGCTCCAGTCCCTTTTAGAGTG GATTCCCATATGGTACTCTTTGAAACTGGTGTTGGCAGCATGGTTGGTTCTACCACAGTTCAAGGGGGCAGCTTTCGTTTATGAAAGGTATGTGAGAGAGCATATCACGAAATTTATAGGGGTACAAGATCATCAGTTTTCCCATCCCGAGCCCCCCATTGCCAGCGGTAGTGGTGGCAAAGGCAAGAAGAAGTCTGTTCAGTTCGCAACCCCCGATTAA
- the LOC7484857 gene encoding uncharacterized protein LOC7484857: MDLIKLREIRAVNKSKKHQLLDNFFLYSLIVLACTLFCSSPFWFPCLFDSVKLFLFGSPPKLGSVFLSPKFIFIVGNLIIFVLVGESKFFTTNSPPATDVYYDEYIDHKRSLQTASSVEQKKETNMGKSSKEKRSRTCENGKKNEGKGMAEANLKVHEERKDLQEDALSLPTEELNKRADDFIARVNRQRMLEARL; encoded by the coding sequence atggATCTCATTAAGCTAAGAGAGATTCGTGCAGTTAACAAGTCCAAGAAGCATCAACTTCTTGACAATTTTTTCCTGTATTCTTTGATTGTCTTGGCCTGTACTCTTTTCTGTTCTAGCCCTTTCTGGTTTCCCTGCCTATTTGATTCCGTGAAGCTCTTTCTCTTTGGCTCTCCTCCAAAACTAGGTTCAGTTTTCCTCAGCCCCAAGTTCATTTTCATTGTTGGCAACCTTATAATCTTTGTCCTTGTTGGAGAGTCCAAGTTCTTTACTACAAATTCTCCACCAGCTACTGATGTTTACTATGATGAGTACATTGACCACAAAAGGAGCCTTCAAACAGCTTCTAGTGTTGAACAGAAGAAAGAGACAAACATGGGGAAATCTTCCAAAGAAAAACGTAGCAGAACTTGCGAAAACGGAAAAAAGAATGAAGGGAAAGGAATGGCTGAGGCAAATTTGAAAGTACACGAGGAAAGAAAGGATTTACAGGAAGACGCCCTCAGTTTGCCTACAGAGGAATTGAACAAAAGGGCTGATGACTTCATTGCAAGGGTTAACAGACAAAGGATGCTTGAAGCTAGGCTATGA
- the LOC7484858 gene encoding 11-beta-hydroxysteroid dehydrogenase-like 4A translates to MDLIHKVMNIVLPPITLTLLLLFLPPFLVFKLISCIKRYITSEKVAGKVVLITGASSGIGEYLAYEYARRGACLALAARREERLRAVADKARMLGSPDVIVISTDISNVEDCERFITEAVNHFGRLDHLVNNAGIIQIDMFEQCKEISDCAILMNTNFWGSVYVTRFAIPHLRKSKGRIVGISSIAGWCSVPRMSFYCASKAAVTSFYETLAAEFGPDIGITIVTPGVVESEMTQGDFVSKAQMDSVPAESTERCAEAIVNSACRGDRYLVEPSWTRMLFLLKVLCPEVMEWYLHRVLAARTSKKSN, encoded by the exons ATGGATTTGATTCACAAGGTCATGAACATTGTACTTCCTCCTATAACATTGACACTGCTACTTCTCTTCTTGCCGCCGTTTCTTGTTTTCAAGTTAATAAGTTGCATTAAAAGATATATAACTAGTGAAAAGGTGGCTGGAAAAGTAGTTCTAATCACTGGGGCATCTTCAGGCATTGGCGAG TATCTTGCATATGAGTATGCTAGGAGAGGAGCATGTTTAGCCCTTGCTGCCAGAAGAGAGGAGCGTCTTCGAGCAGTTGCAGATAAAGCGCGGATGCTGGGATCACCGGATGTTATAGTCATCTCTACTGACATTTCAAATGTTGAAGACTGCGAGCGGTTTATTACTGAGGCAGTGAATCATTTTGGCCGAT TGGATCATCTGGTGAACAATGCTGGTATTATTCAAATTGACATGTTTGAGCAGTGCAAGGAAATCTCGGATTGTGCAATACTTATG AATACAAATTTCTGGGGTTCTGTATATGTCACCCGTTTCGCTATTCCACACCTAAGAAAAAGTAAAGGGAGGATCGTAGGGATTTCTTCAATTGCTGGATGGTGCTCAGTACCGAGGATGAGCTTCTACTGT GCAAGCAAGGCAGCCGTAACAAGTTTTTATGAGACACTAGCTGCTGAATTTGGTCCGGATATTGGAATAACAATAGTCACTCCTGGTGTAGTTGAGTCAGAAATGACCCAAGGTGATTTTGTATCAAAG GCTCAAATGGACTCTGTCCCGGCTGAGTCAACTGAAAGGTGTGCTGAAGCAATCGTAAATAGTGCTTGCCGAGGAGACAGATACTTGGTAGAGCCGTCTTGGACAAGGATGTTGTTTCTGCTGAAGGTCCTTTGTCCTGAAGTGATGGAGTGGTACTTGCACCGGGTATTGGCAGCTAGGACTTCAAAGAAAAGTAACTAG